TGAGCTAGTGCGGGCGATTCACCAGGGCCGAGAGGCGGGCGCCGATGTCGCCGCCGTCGAGTCGGCTCAGGCCACGCTGCGCAGACTGGCTGGCGTGCTGGGGCTGCGCCTGGAAAGGACCGAGGCCGGGGCGACAACCACCGGCCCGCTGGTCGAACTCCTCATCGAACTGCGCCTGGAGCTTCGCCAGGCAGGCCTGTACCCACTGGCCGACCGGATCCGCCAGCGCCTGGCAGAGCTGGGCATCGTTCTCGAGGACGGCAAGCAGGGGACGACCTGGCGGCTGAGCTGAGATGCCGTGAGCGGTCCGAGCGAGTGGGTATGCGGCCGGAACGCGGTTGCCGAAGTGCTGCGTGCCGGCCGGCGCAGAATGTACCGGGTGTGGATCCTGGAGACCGCCGATCGGCGAGGCCCGCTCGACGAGTTCCTGCAGGCTGCACGGGCGTTGGCCATCCCCATCGAGCCGGTCCCACGCCAGGCGCTGGACGGCCTGGGAGCGCACCATCAGGGGGTCGCCGCGGAAGTTGAACCGTACCCGTACGTCGGCCTGGACGAGGTGTGCCGCTTGGCGGCCGAACGCCGGGAGCCGCTGTTCGTGCTGCTGCTGGACATGATCCAGGACCCGCAGAACCTGGGAAGCCTGCTGCGAACGGCAGAGGCGGTTGGGGTACATGGGGTGGTGATCCCTCCGCGCAGGTCCGCCGGGATCACAGATGCCGTGGTTCGAGCTTCTGCCGGCGCGTGCGAGCACATGCTGGTGGCGCAGGGAAACCTGGTGCAGGCGATCGAGAGGGTCCGGCGCCAGGGAGCCTGGGTGTTCGGGCTGGAGGCCGGACTGGAGGCCGTCCCGCTGCGGGAGGTTCGCCTGACCGGCCCACTGGGACTGGTGGTCGGCAACGAAGGCCAGGGCATGCGCCGCTTGGTGCGCCAGGCGTGCGACCAGCTGGTTCGCCTTCCGATGCGGGGCCAGGTGGCCTCGCTGAATGCCGCCATCGCTGGTTCGGTGGCGCTGTATGCCGTGTGGGCGGCCCGGGAGGGGGCGGGGGAGGCGCCGGCGGGGGCCGGTCATGATTGACGCTCGCTTGGAAACC
This is a stretch of genomic DNA from Anaerolineales bacterium. It encodes these proteins:
- the rlmB gene encoding 23S rRNA (guanosine(2251)-2'-O)-methyltransferase RlmB — protein: MSGPSEWVCGRNAVAEVLRAGRRRMYRVWILETADRRGPLDEFLQAARALAIPIEPVPRQALDGLGAHHQGVAAEVEPYPYVGLDEVCRLAAERREPLFVLLLDMIQDPQNLGSLLRTAEAVGVHGVVIPPRRSAGITDAVVRASAGACEHMLVAQGNLVQAIERVRRQGAWVFGLEAGLEAVPLREVRLTGPLGLVVGNEGQGMRRLVRQACDQLVRLPMRGQVASLNAAIAGSVALYAVWAAREGAGEAPAGAGHD